A single Triticum dicoccoides isolate Atlit2015 ecotype Zavitan chromosome 2A, WEW_v2.0, whole genome shotgun sequence DNA region contains:
- the LOC119355098 gene encoding uncharacterized protein LOC119355098 yields MDEYRPRRSPATERFVGLFSSPTESSFVAGDEFHEDDFMFSSAPVAASDARPDGPGSPTRVPHSHLGLLAALHEGDKRLLVRRAGGGSGAAASAVAATPATLLRRKATIAAATSASGGSLSPTQSPASAAWAIPANPRPKNRAPALQYHQSAPVKVPVRPPPKPAMDKWDELDDDDELRHGEAAMLPPHEMVARASAGGAGPTAPFSMLEGAGRTLKGRDLRRVRDAVLRQTGWLD; encoded by the coding sequence ATGGACGAGTACCGGCCGCGCCGGTCGCCGGCTACCGAGCGGTTCGTCGGGTTGTTCTCGTCGCCGACGGAGTCGTCGTTCGTCGCCGGGGATGAGTTCCACGAGGACGACTTCATGTTCTCTTCTGCCCCAGTCGCCGCCTCGGACGCGCGGCCCGACGGGCCAGGGAGCCCGACCCGGGTTCCGCATAGCCACCTCGGTCTCCTCGCCGCGCTGCACGAGGGGGACAAAAGGCTCCTTGTTCGCCGCGCCGGGGGCGggagcggggcagcggcgtcggctgTCGCGGCCACCCCGGCCACGCTGCTCCGGCGCAAGGCCACCATCGCGGCTGCCACTTCGGCATCTGGTGGTTCGCTGTCGCCCACCcagtcccctgcctccgccgcGTGGGCTATCCCGGCGAACCCGAGGCCCAAGAACCGCGCACCGGCCCTGCAGTATCACCAGTCGGCTCCAGTTAAGGTTCCCGTCCGCCCGCCCCCGAAGCCGGCAATGGACAAGTGGGACGAACTGGACGACGATGACGAGCTCCGGCACGGGGAGGCCGCCATGCTGCCCCCGCACGAGATGGTCGCGCGCGCGTCTGCTGGTGGCGCCGGGCCGACCGCCCCCTTCTCGATGCTGGAGGGCGCCGGTCGCACGCTCAAGGGCCGAGATCTTCGACGGGTACGCGACGCTGTGCTCCGGCAAACAGGATGGCTCGACTGA